In the Hordeum vulgare subsp. vulgare chromosome 7H, MorexV3_pseudomolecules_assembly, whole genome shotgun sequence genome, one interval contains:
- the LOC123411897 gene encoding uncharacterized protein LOC123411897, which produces MAGDRYPSPPAGSQASSSSETETGVPEHVVEVSSSELGGASNDLTKFETLMLNDTPHTPESADGQEIFGGFYPLNLQGDIKFKRRQAEERAQFFQAQGYWPLDFETNREYEGMKLGKQTQSVQARGQHTYASKKEEIAANAKRWMSEEAMAAFTRYIESKDDLKRII; this is translated from the exons ATGGCCGGCGACAGATACCCTTCACCTCCCGCCGGCTCTCAGGCGTCCTCTTCGAGCGAAACTGAAACTGG GGTACCGGAGCATGTGGTGGAGGTGAGCAGCAGTGAGCTTGGGGGTGCAAGTAATGATCTGACTAAGTTTGAGACCCTGATGCTGAATGACACACCTCACACACCTGAATCAGCTGACGG GCAGGAGATATTTGGAGGATTTTATCCACTCAACCTTCAAGGTGATATAAAATTTAagagaagacaagctgaagaacgAGCTCAATTTTTCCAAGCACAAGGATATTGGCCACTCGACTTTGAAACTAATAGAGAATATGAAGGCATGAAACTTGGAAAACAAACTCAATCTGTCCAAGCACGAGGACAACATACTTATGCTTCTAAGAAAGAAGAAATTGCTGCAAATGCGAAACGATGGATGAGCGAGGAGGCGATGGCGGCTTTCACAAGATACATTGAGAGCAAAGATGATCTTAAG CGGATTATTTAA
- the LOC123407096 gene encoding pre-rRNA-processing protein TSR1 homolog, giving the protein MGGARSQVNKAHKTRFASKASRHSHKIDKVRSGKPVGSHRAAVKGARAARLQHSKAIRDQKRAALLKEKRSSNGSSSAPRIIVLCGLSSSANVGPLAEDLLTFAAGGDEKLTSNTVASPAYKLRTTVLQAPYGDLTSCMELAKVADLLAFVVSANSLYNSDSGNPVDEFGSQCLSVLRAVGLPSTAVFIRDLPSDTKSKQELKKAAVSFLSPELPEDCRFYAAETKDDFHMFMRLFKEQHLSSPHWRNQRPYVMSEEACIKPGDSMGLCTLLVSGYLRAHNLSVNQLVHVSGAGDFQLGQIDILKDPCPVSERKNSDVMDSDDNQIQIIDTFVPDPLNQEPLLVENIPDPLAGEQTWPTEAEMEEAYESNKQRRVVKRKLPRGTSEYQAAWIVDDTDGEGDDSENDNPDGAGMVIDEKDHSEHDSDSSDIDAVSHFTEKFDQETIGGTEMGDDENLTKEQIEEDIKRIKESNADDEEFPDEVETPLDVPARKRFAKYRGLKSFRTSSWDPKESLPPEYARIFAFDKFTRTQKHVLAKRAELDEESSKDCARIGSYVMLHVKNVPTDVASKLCHPSRKLPVVVSGLLQHESKISVLHFSIKKHDSYEAPIRSKEPLIFNVGFRQFTARPLFSSDNINCNKHKMERFLHHGRFSIASVYAPISFPPVPLIVLKNIDGQQPVIAAVGTLKSVDPDQIILKKIVLTGYPQRVSKLKAMVRYMFHHPEDVRWFKPVELWTKHGKRGRIKETVGTHGSMKCIFNSSVQQHDTVCMSLFKRAFPKWPEHFYHQI; this is encoded by the exons ATGGGCGGCGCTCGCTCGCAGGTCAACAAGGCGCACAAGACGCGCTTCGCCTCGAAGGCCTCCCGCCACTCGCACAAGATCG ATAAGGTCAGGAGCGGGAAGCCGGTGGGCAGCCACCGCGCCGCAGTCAAGGGCGCCCGTGCGGCGCGTCTCCAGCACAGCAAAGCG ATTCGTGATCAGAAACGCGCAGCCTTGCTAAAGGAGAAGAGGTCATCTAATGGCTCCTCGAGTGCACCCCGTATTATT GTTCTTTGTGGCCTTTCCTCATCTGCAAATGTTGGACCACTTGCAGAAGATCTTTTGACATTTGCAGCAGGAGGAGATGAGAAACTGACTTCCAACACCGTTGCCTCTCCTGCCTATAAACTTCGAACCACG GTACTGCAAGCACCATATGGCGATCTCACCTCATGCATGGAACTGGCAAAG GTTGCTGATTTGTTAGCATTCGTAGTGTCGGCAAATTCATTATACAACAGCGATTCAGGCAATCCGGTTGATGAGTTTGGATCACAATGTCTATCTGTTCTTCGAGCCGTGGGCTTACCTAGTACAGCTGTTTTCATTCGT GATCTTCCATCAGATACCAAAAGCAAGCAGGAATTGAAGAAAGCAGCGGTTTCTTTCCTTTCTCCAGAGCTGCCTGAAGATTGCAGGTTCTATGCAGCAGAAACTAAGGATGATTTCCATATG TTCATGCGGCTTTTCAAGGAGCAACATCTTTCATCACCACATTGGAGAAATCAGAGACCTTATGTTATGTCTGAGGAG GCCTGCATAAAACCAGGTGACAGTATGGGATTGTGCACCTTGCTTGTGTCTGGATATCTGCGGGCCCACAATCTTTCAGTGAATCAGCTT GTACATGTGTCAGGTGCTGGTGATTTTCAGTTAGGACAGATTGATATCCTCAAGGATCCATGTCCTGTTAGTGAGAGGAAAAACTCCGATGTAATGGATTCAGATGATAATCAAATTCAG ATTATTGATACCTTCGTTCCAGACCCCTTGAATCAGGAACCATTACTTGTTGAAAATATTCCAGATCCTCTTGCAGGAGAGCAG ACTTggccaacagaagctgagatggaGGAAGCCTATGAAAGCAATAAACAAAGAAGGGTTGTAAAGAGGAAACTTCCTCGCGGCACATCAGAATACCAG GCTGCTTGGATTGTTGATGATACAGATGGTGAAGGTGATGATTCTGAGAATGACAATCCAGATGGTGCTGGAATGGTAATTGATGAGAAAGATCACTCAGAGCACGACAGTGATAGTTCAGATATAGATGCAGTGTCTCACTTCACAGAGAAATTTGATCAAGAAACTATTGGGGGTACCGAGATGGGA GATGATGAAAATCTTACCAAAGAGCAGATAGAGGAAGACATTAAGAGAATCAAAGAATCTAATGCTGATGATGAAG aatttcctGATGAGGTGGAGACACCCTTAGATGTCCCGGCAAGAAAACGTTTTGCAAAATACAGAGGACTAAAATCATTTAGGACATCATCCTGGGATCCTAAG GAATCTTTGCCACCTGAATATGCAAGAATATTTGCATTCGATAAGTTTACACGAACACAAAAGCATGTGCTTGCTAAAAGGGCCGAGCTAGATGAAGAAAGCTCAAAGGATTGTGCTCGAATAGGATCATACGTAATgcttcacgtgaaaaatgttccTACAGATGTTGCCTCCAAACTTTGTCATCCATCAAGAAAATTACCTGTGGTTGTTTCTGGTCTTCTTCAACATGAGTCGAAAATTTCAGTTCTTCATTTCAG CATAAAAAAACATGACTCCTATGAAGCTCCTATCAGAAGTAAGGAACCTCTTATTTTCAATGTTGGGTTCCGGCAGTTTACGGCAAG GCCACTATTTTCATCTGACAACATCAATTGCAATAAGCATAAGATGGAGAGATTTTTACATCATGGGCGATTTTCTATTGCCTCCGTCTATGCTCCAATTTCCTTTCCACCCGTTCCTCTGATTGTTTTGAAGAACATAGATGGGCAACAACCTGTCATTGCTGCAGTAGGTACACTGAAAAGTGTGGATCCTGACCAGATTATTCTCAAAAAAATTGTATTGACTGG GTATCCCCAGAGAGTCtcgaaactcaaagcaatggtgcGGTACATGTTCCACCACCCAGAAGACGTCAGATGGTTCAAG CCTGTTGAGCTGTGGACGAAACATGGCAAACGCGGCCGGATCAAGGAGACTGTCGGCACCCATG GTTCGATGAAATGCATATTCAACAGCAGCGTCCAGCAGCACGATACCGTGTGTATGAGCTTGTTCAAACGAGCTTTCCCCAAATGGCCAGAACATTTCTATCATCAAATATAA